One window of the Carnobacterium maltaromaticum DSM 20342 genome contains the following:
- a CDS encoding acyltransferase: MYITLYASFLILFFIFFKNKKIKLPENSHKKDPTIDFVKVLATIFVVTVHQFGDIGYYDQNLNRFTMILSSVFFEIVLTGVPIFLIISGFLLYKKEATKQYYFNIFYFLIPASIGIFVANIFWAVHEQSLLVFLKPLPYYVPLYTVLYLIAPFINLILKKVSKKGILCLLCLLILVIISPDLLLLNWDYSLLYIHRKIARLTYPIMYYTLGALIHKFDFKVGTKKLILIALITISVTVYEKFILLFNQNPSYIFGYYNGLPTMLLAVVVFLLSRNINFKSSMQREFFLKFSKLSLYFYLLSNVSGRLINEFIVSHMSYNLNFFEMPLWVVLIIASSYPVIIICYSLSGSVTTYLKEKTSQKNNI, from the coding sequence ATGTACATTACGTTATATGCAAGTTTTTTAATTTTATTTTTTATTTTTTTTAAGAATAAAAAAATAAAATTGCCTGAAAATTCACATAAAAAAGATCCTACAATTGATTTTGTTAAAGTTCTTGCTACAATATTTGTTGTTACTGTCCACCAATTTGGTGATATTGGTTACTATGACCAAAACTTAAATCGTTTTACAATGATACTAAGTTCAGTATTTTTTGAAATAGTATTAACAGGAGTACCAATTTTTTTAATTATTTCAGGATTTTTATTATATAAAAAAGAAGCTACAAAACAATACTACTTCAATATTTTTTACTTTTTAATACCAGCATCAATCGGCATATTTGTAGCCAATATATTTTGGGCTGTACATGAGCAAAGCTTACTTGTATTTCTTAAACCATTACCATATTATGTACCTTTATACACAGTTTTGTATCTAATTGCCCCGTTCATTAACCTTATATTAAAAAAAGTTTCTAAAAAAGGGATTTTATGTTTACTTTGTTTACTTATTCTCGTCATTATCAGTCCTGACTTACTATTATTAAACTGGGATTACTCACTATTATATATTCATAGAAAAATTGCAAGACTAACTTATCCCATTATGTATTATACTTTAGGAGCATTAATTCATAAATTCGATTTTAAAGTTGGGACAAAAAAACTCATCTTAATTGCTTTAATAACTATATCCGTTACAGTTTATGAAAAATTCATTTTACTATTTAACCAAAATCCAAGCTATATTTTTGGATATTACAATGGTCTTCCAACAATGTTATTAGCAGTGGTAGTCTTTTTATTATCTCGTAATATTAACTTTAAAAGTTCTATGCAAAGAGAATTTTTTTTAAAATTTTCAAAACTCTCTTTATACTTTTATTTGTTATCAAATGTCTCTGGTAGATTGATTAATGAATTCATAGTATCTCACATGTCTTATAATTTGAACTTTTTTGAAATGCCATTATGGGTGGTATTAATCATAGCATCCTCTTATCCAGTTATTATAATTTGCTATTCCTTAAGTGGAAGTGTAACAACTTATCTGAAAGAAAAAACCTCTCAAAAAAACAATATTTAG
- a CDS encoding AEC family transporter, whose translation MSTILLQAVGFLLIIFVAYILKKAGIFKTSDGHILSKLIVNLTLPAAIIVGFNGVKVNSIFFLLILIGFLTNIILVTTAGFLGRKKEPIERGLLMFSIAGYNIGNFTLPFVQGFFSAAVPILGIFDMGNALMLSGGTVALVEGITGKKEEKFSIVRSLKRLFKSPPFTIYIVMFVLALFHLLIPEKALSIIKLFSSGNAFLSMFMIGLYLEINIDRGSLKTVAKILVTRYFFATIAACLFYFVLPFPELVRKVLVLIAFAPIASLSTINSIAFGAKESITGFLSSASIIISLIIMTGILLVLM comes from the coding sequence ATGTCGACTATTCTATTGCAGGCTGTTGGCTTTTTGCTAATTATTTTTGTCGCCTATATCTTAAAAAAAGCCGGTATTTTTAAAACAAGTGATGGTCATATTTTGTCTAAACTTATTGTAAATCTAACATTACCTGCAGCTATTATTGTTGGTTTTAACGGAGTAAAGGTCAATTCAATCTTTTTTTTATTAATTTTAATCGGATTTTTAACAAATATTATTTTAGTTACAACAGCTGGTTTTTTAGGTCGAAAAAAAGAACCTATTGAGCGCGGTTTATTGATGTTTAGTATTGCCGGTTACAATATTGGAAACTTTACACTTCCTTTTGTTCAGGGCTTCTTCAGTGCTGCTGTCCCCATTCTCGGAATTTTTGATATGGGAAATGCCTTAATGCTTTCCGGGGGAACCGTTGCCTTAGTAGAAGGTATTACTGGTAAAAAAGAAGAAAAATTTTCCATTGTTCGTAGCTTAAAAAGACTTTTTAAATCCCCACCTTTTACGATTTATATCGTCATGTTTGTTCTAGCACTTTTTCATTTACTTATTCCCGAAAAGGCTTTATCTATTATTAAATTATTTTCTAGTGGAAATGCATTTCTATCTATGTTTATGATTGGACTTTATTTGGAAATAAACATTGATCGCGGAAGCTTAAAAACTGTAGCAAAAATTTTGGTCACACGTTACTTTTTTGCGACAATTGCAGCCTGTCTTTTTTATTTTGTTTTACCTTTTCCAGAATTAGTCCGTAAAGTCCTCGTACTCATCGCTTTTGCACCAATTGCTAGTCTTTCTACAATTAACTCCATCGCATTTGGAGCAAAAGAATCAATCACAGGCTTTTTATCTTCAGCTAGTATTATTATTTCATTGATTATTATGACTGGAATTTTACTTGTTTTAATGTGA
- a CDS encoding AmiS/UreI family transporter, which yields MLGVGMLFVGVTLISNGLGGLLKIDKKSLAVMNGFTGVLSFIINLVYLWRGDYYAAATGFLFAFTYLFVTLVSVFNLDDRVYGIFCLFVAINTVPCAYISFASEGDWRFAIIWLVWGALWLTGFIETVLAKKIDIPVYYFAIFTGIFTAWIPGFLMITELW from the coding sequence ATGTTAGGTGTAGGGATGTTATTTGTAGGTGTTACATTAATTAGTAATGGTTTAGGTGGTTTATTAAAAATTGATAAAAAGTCTCTAGCGGTAATGAATGGATTTACAGGAGTATTATCGTTTATCATTAATTTAGTTTATTTATGGCGTGGCGATTATTATGCTGCTGCAACTGGTTTTTTATTTGCATTTACGTATTTGTTTGTCACACTGGTTTCAGTTTTTAATCTTGATGATCGAGTCTATGGAATTTTTTGTTTATTTGTTGCTATCAATACAGTTCCTTGTGCCTATATTAGTTTTGCTAGTGAAGGAGACTGGCGATTCGCGATTATTTGGTTAGTTTGGGGAGCGCTATGGCTAACTGGTTTTATTGAAACAGTTCTGGCAAAAAAAATAGACATACCAGTTTATTATTTTGCGATTTTTACGGGGATTTTTACAGCATGGATTCCTGGTTTTCTTATGATAACTGAACTTTGGTAA
- the ald gene encoding alanine dehydrogenase: protein MLIGIPKEIKNNENRVAIVPAGVSELVAAGHKVIIETNAGTNAGFSDAAYEAAGAEIKADAKSVWAAEMVMKVKEPLAEEYNYFYEGLILFTYLHLAPDFVLTKTLKDAGVTAIGYETMRGADGSLPLLTPMSEVAGRMAVQVGAQFLESQKGGSGVLLAGVPGVSRGKVTIIGGGVSGVNAAKVAIGIGASVTILDVNPKRLAELDDLFGSQIDTLISNSYNIAHLLKHADLVIGAVLIPGDKAPKLVSEEMVKNMKPGSVLVDIAIDQGGIFETTDRVTTHDQPTYTKHGVIHYAVANMPGAVAKTSTLALTNVTAPYALQIANKGIVVAAKENPTILTGINLINHQITYQAVAKAHGFDYAVALDVM, encoded by the coding sequence ATGTTAATTGGAATACCAAAAGAGATTAAGAACAATGAAAATCGCGTTGCCATCGTACCAGCAGGCGTTTCTGAGTTAGTTGCAGCTGGTCACAAAGTTATTATTGAGACAAATGCCGGAACAAACGCTGGGTTTTCAGATGCAGCTTATGAAGCAGCAGGTGCAGAAATTAAAGCGGATGCAAAAAGTGTTTGGGCAGCTGAAATGGTGATGAAAGTGAAGGAACCTTTAGCTGAAGAGTATAATTATTTTTATGAAGGCTTAATTTTATTTACTTATTTACATTTAGCACCAGATTTTGTTTTAACGAAAACCTTAAAAGATGCTGGAGTAACAGCGATTGGTTATGAAACAATGAGAGGCGCAGATGGTAGTTTACCTTTGTTGACGCCTATGAGTGAAGTTGCCGGACGGATGGCTGTTCAAGTTGGAGCTCAGTTTTTAGAAAGTCAAAAGGGTGGAAGTGGCGTTTTATTAGCAGGTGTTCCAGGTGTTTCGCGAGGTAAAGTAACAATTATTGGTGGCGGAGTATCAGGTGTAAATGCTGCTAAAGTTGCGATTGGAATTGGTGCATCGGTAACTATTTTAGATGTGAATCCAAAACGTTTAGCTGAACTAGATGATTTATTTGGAAGCCAAATTGATACGCTTATTTCGAATAGCTATAATATCGCTCATTTACTAAAACATGCTGACCTAGTTATCGGCGCTGTTTTGATTCCGGGAGATAAAGCACCAAAATTGGTGTCAGAAGAAATGGTGAAAAATATGAAGCCAGGATCTGTGTTAGTTGATATTGCTATTGATCAAGGCGGAATATTTGAAACAACGGATCGTGTTACGACTCATGATCAACCAACGTATACGAAACACGGTGTCATTCATTACGCTGTTGCTAATATGCCAGGTGCAGTAGCTAAAACGTCTACGTTAGCTTTAACAAATGTAACCGCGCCTTACGCTTTGCAGATTGCAAACAAGGGCATTGTAGTAGCTGCTAAAGAAAACCCAACGATTTTAACTGGAATCAATTTAATCAATCATCAAATTACGTACCAAGCCGTTGCTAAGGCTCATGGTTTTGATTATGCAGTTGCTTTAGACGTAATGTAA
- a CDS encoding MerR family transcriptional regulator, whose translation MNSYFKIKEMADLYDIGTDTLRHYDKIGLLKPSRSSNGYRLYSVQDLYKLNLIRDLRNLDFSLEAIGNYLEKRTIEQTTNLLNIEYELVNEKIQELEKTQAYLKERINLMDESPKIIANEVNVLKLQSRYCIQELAPLESPIEVDYTLKKLQKCNESLIPLLTQSAIGAFFDCEHSYLKKQASFNSVFFILKENQVKPDFVLTAGSYLSIHYRGSYQQSFTSLSKLYTYINEHKLVALGPPFELYKIDFHETLKESEFLTEIQIQVVEST comes from the coding sequence ATGAACTCTTATTTTAAAATAAAAGAAATGGCTGATTTGTATGATATAGGCACAGATACATTAAGACATTATGATAAAATCGGGTTATTAAAGCCTTCCCGAAGTAGCAATGGCTATCGCTTATATAGTGTTCAAGATTTATATAAACTAAATCTAATTCGTGATTTACGCAATCTTGACTTTTCACTAGAAGCAATTGGGAACTACTTAGAAAAAAGAACCATCGAACAGACAACAAATTTATTGAACATCGAATATGAATTAGTGAATGAAAAAATCCAAGAGCTTGAAAAAACGCAAGCCTATCTAAAGGAACGGATAAATTTAATGGACGAGTCTCCTAAAATAATAGCAAATGAAGTTAACGTATTGAAGCTTCAATCTCGTTATTGTATCCAAGAATTGGCTCCCTTAGAAAGTCCAATTGAAGTTGATTATACCTTGAAAAAATTGCAAAAATGCAATGAAAGCCTAATTCCATTATTAACCCAATCTGCAATTGGAGCCTTTTTTGATTGTGAGCATTCTTACTTAAAAAAACAGGCCAGTTTCAACTCAGTTTTCTTTATTTTAAAAGAAAACCAGGTTAAACCTGACTTTGTCTTAACTGCTGGTAGTTATCTGTCCATTCATTATCGTGGAAGTTACCAACAAAGTTTTACCTCCTTATCGAAGCTATACACATATATTAACGAACATAAGCTCGTTGCTCTTGGGCCACCTTTTGAACTTTATAAAATTGATTTTCATGAGACTCTGAAAGAGTCTGAATTTTTAACTGAAATTCAAATTCAAGTTGTAGAAAGCACTTAG
- a CDS encoding DUF2969 domain-containing protein — MARGNKEVKVEVRETERNTEDFVELELFINDEKIGTVQQEGKKNPTVSIKDGKSFVVKTVDAGINDLIMDYNLHN; from the coding sequence TTGGCGAGAGGTAATAAGGAAGTAAAAGTTGAAGTACGAGAAACTGAACGAAATACAGAAGATTTTGTTGAGTTAGAATTATTTATTAATGATGAAAAAATTGGAACTGTTCAACAAGAAGGTAAAAAAAATCCAACTGTGTCTATAAAAGATGGCAAGAGTTTTGTTGTTAAAACAGTCGATGCAGGGATTAATGATTTAATTATGGATTACAATTTACACAACTAA
- a CDS encoding cupin domain-containing protein → MEKIFAEADDYHLKSFFEENNLNVTDFRMGTISILPGERVPKEGLSRHEENEYSYIISGGMTGESGGEAFEISGGMGTLIPAGEEHWCVNNGDVPCEICWVLIK, encoded by the coding sequence ATGGAAAAGATTTTTGCAGAAGCAGATGACTATCATTTGAAAAGTTTTTTTGAAGAAAATAATTTAAATGTGACAGATTTTAGAATGGGAACTATTTCAATTTTACCAGGAGAAAGAGTCCCTAAAGAAGGACTTTCACGACATGAAGAAAACGAATATAGTTATATTATTTCTGGTGGAATGACTGGTGAAAGCGGTGGGGAAGCTTTTGAAATCAGTGGAGGAATGGGGACTTTAATTCCAGCAGGTGAGGAACATTGGTGTGTAAATAATGGCGATGTACCATGTGAAATTTGTTGGGTATTGATTAAATAG
- a CDS encoding ABC-F family ATP-binding cassette domain-containing protein — translation MGLLKVENLSHSFADKVLYENGAFNLFKNDHMGIVGQNGAGKSTLMDIIIGKTIPDEGSIKWQSNVKIGHLDQYADVDRELKVADYLQLAFSKLFEIEKRMTNLYEESAISGNEELLLQAAECQEQLEIHDFYSIESTINKIVVGLGIDVIGVNREMKVLSGGQRAKVILAKLLLEEPNVLLLDEPTNFLDKEHVEWLANYLTGFSGAFIVISHDYEFLEKIATCICDIEFGTIKKYNGKYSEFLKQKEHLREDYVRQYGAQQKKIKETEEFIRKNIAGINTKMAQGRRKHLERMERLTEPSFTHKPTIKFKEVPLASHKVLTVNQLSVGYDHPLLSHLNFSILGNQKIVITGFNGIGKSTLLKTLVGMNSSLAGGFQFSPQVKVGYYEQDLAWENGLLTPIQVVSDAHPKLTVKEIRRHLAQCGVNDKHVTQGIATLSGGEQAKVKLCILTLKTVNFLIMDEPTNHLDVEAKEALKEALIKFEGTVLLVSHEEKFYRDWTDKVISIEQESI, via the coding sequence ATGGGTTTATTAAAAGTTGAAAATTTATCACACAGTTTTGCAGATAAAGTTTTATATGAGAATGGTGCATTTAATTTATTTAAGAATGACCATATGGGAATCGTGGGTCAAAATGGCGCCGGTAAAAGTACATTAATGGATATTATTATTGGGAAAACAATTCCAGATGAGGGCAGTATTAAATGGCAATCTAATGTAAAAATAGGTCATTTAGATCAATATGCTGATGTAGATAGAGAGTTGAAAGTAGCAGATTATTTACAATTAGCCTTTAGTAAATTGTTTGAAATTGAAAAAAGAATGACAAATCTTTATGAAGAAAGTGCTATTTCTGGCAATGAAGAGTTATTGCTACAAGCAGCAGAGTGCCAAGAACAACTTGAAATTCATGACTTTTATTCGATTGAAAGCACTATTAATAAGATTGTTGTTGGATTAGGGATAGATGTAATTGGTGTCAATCGAGAAATGAAAGTATTGAGTGGTGGGCAACGTGCCAAAGTTATTTTAGCAAAATTATTATTAGAAGAGCCAAATGTTCTCTTGTTAGATGAACCAACCAACTTTTTGGATAAAGAGCATGTTGAATGGTTGGCAAACTATTTAACAGGTTTTTCAGGAGCCTTTATTGTAATTTCACACGATTATGAGTTTTTAGAAAAAATTGCGACATGTATTTGTGATATTGAATTTGGAACCATAAAAAAATACAATGGTAAATATTCAGAGTTCTTAAAACAGAAAGAACATTTGAGAGAAGATTACGTTAGGCAGTATGGCGCACAGCAAAAGAAAATTAAAGAGACTGAGGAGTTTATTCGGAAGAATATTGCGGGAATCAATACGAAGATGGCACAAGGACGTAGAAAGCATTTGGAGCGTATGGAACGTCTGACTGAACCGAGCTTTACCCATAAACCGACGATTAAATTTAAAGAAGTTCCTTTGGCTTCACACAAAGTTTTGACGGTTAATCAGTTGTCTGTCGGGTATGATCACCCTCTGTTGAGTCATTTAAATTTTTCGATTTTAGGCAATCAAAAAATTGTTATTACTGGTTTTAATGGTATTGGTAAATCGACATTGCTTAAAACTTTAGTTGGTATGAATTCGTCTTTGGCTGGTGGTTTTCAATTTTCACCACAAGTAAAAGTTGGTTATTATGAACAGGATTTGGCTTGGGAGAATGGCTTATTAACGCCAATCCAAGTTGTTTCTGATGCGCATCCAAAATTAACGGTTAAAGAAATTCGTCGTCATTTAGCTCAATGTGGTGTAAATGATAAACATGTGACGCAAGGAATTGCAACGTTAAGTGGTGGTGAACAGGCAAAAGTGAAATTATGTATTCTTACTTTAAAAACGGTCAATTTTTTAATCATGGATGAACCAACCAACCATTTAGATGTGGAAGCCAAGGAAGCTTTAAAGGAAGCTTTAATAAAATTTGAAGGAACGGTATTACTTGTTTCCCATGAAGAAAAATTTTATCGGGATTGGACAGATAAAGTAATCTCAATTGAGCAAGAATCTATATAA
- a CDS encoding peptide ABC transporter substrate-binding protein, whose translation MKKRIGLGLVSLAVITITLIGCGSKSDKENKNAETSNQPLNLMVASEVTTLDSLNMLDFPDAVTHTAVFEGLYAIGEKETVIPAVAKELPEISEDGKTYTIKLREDAVWSNGTKVTANDFIYAWKKLADPAEGLVYSFLIQQTILNGEDVVSGKKPVDELGIKAVDDYTIEVQLSEPKPFFTSVLTFPVFFPQNQEFVEKQGDNYGTTNETVIYNGPFTMGKWKQGELGWDLKKNPTYHDKKNVKSDLIHYEVIKESSTALNLFDNDQLDVATLTGVIASENTENPDFLSVPTSIINYVRLNQKRNGQATPLANENVRKAMALALDKETMADKVVADGSNALNGLIPSGFVGNPETNEDFRKEAGDVMAFDKTKALDYWNKAKAELGDKIDIELMVTDDGVYKKMGEYIQGNLEENLPGLKISIRSMPTEAALNFARESNYDMFLIYWAPDYLDPISTLNVFKSPNAMNYENPAYNELLEKASVTYALDLEARWKTLIEAEKFLLEDAGTIGLSQRNDAILQKQNVKGIQYHSFGAPVVLKGAYKE comes from the coding sequence ATGAAAAAAAGAATTGGATTAGGTTTAGTTAGTTTGGCTGTTATAACCATTACTTTAATTGGATGTGGATCTAAAAGCGATAAGGAAAATAAAAATGCTGAAACAAGTAATCAACCGTTAAATTTGATGGTTGCTTCTGAAGTCACAACCTTAGATTCTTTAAATATGCTTGATTTTCCAGATGCAGTAACTCATACAGCCGTTTTTGAGGGCTTATATGCAATTGGAGAAAAGGAAACTGTTATTCCAGCAGTAGCTAAAGAGTTGCCGGAAATTTCAGAAGATGGTAAAACCTATACGATTAAATTGCGTGAAGATGCTGTTTGGTCGAATGGAACTAAAGTGACTGCCAATGATTTTATTTATGCTTGGAAAAAATTAGCAGATCCAGCAGAAGGGTTAGTCTATAGCTTTTTAATTCAACAAACTATCTTAAATGGTGAGGATGTTGTAAGTGGTAAAAAGCCAGTAGATGAGTTAGGCATCAAGGCCGTTGATGATTATACAATTGAGGTACAACTAAGTGAGCCGAAGCCTTTCTTTACATCAGTGTTAACATTTCCGGTTTTCTTTCCGCAGAATCAAGAATTTGTGGAAAAACAAGGTGATAATTATGGAACAACCAATGAAACTGTTATTTATAATGGACCATTTACGATGGGTAAATGGAAACAAGGTGAACTAGGCTGGGATTTGAAAAAAAATCCAACCTATCATGATAAAAAAAATGTGAAGTCCGATTTAATTCATTATGAAGTGATTAAGGAAAGTTCTACAGCGTTAAACTTATTTGATAATGATCAATTAGATGTTGCAACATTAACTGGAGTTATCGCCTCAGAAAACACCGAAAACCCGGACTTTTTATCTGTGCCAACATCGATTATTAACTATGTTCGTTTAAATCAAAAACGGAATGGCCAAGCAACACCTTTAGCAAATGAAAATGTACGTAAAGCGATGGCACTGGCATTAGATAAAGAGACGATGGCGGATAAAGTTGTAGCTGATGGATCAAATGCTTTAAATGGATTGATTCCATCTGGATTTGTGGGGAATCCGGAAACGAATGAAGATTTTCGTAAAGAAGCTGGCGATGTAATGGCTTTTGATAAGACCAAAGCACTTGATTATTGGAATAAAGCTAAAGCTGAGCTAGGTGATAAGATTGATATTGAGTTAATGGTAACAGATGACGGTGTGTATAAAAAAATGGGTGAATACATTCAAGGAAATTTAGAAGAAAATTTACCAGGGTTAAAAATAAGTATCCGTTCAATGCCAACTGAAGCAGCGTTGAATTTTGCTCGAGAAAGCAATTACGACATGTTCTTGATCTATTGGGCTCCGGATTATTTAGATCCAATCTCAACGCTAAATGTGTTCAAATCACCAAACGCAATGAATTATGAGAATCCAGCCTATAATGAGTTGTTAGAAAAGGCATCTGTAACTTATGCGTTAGATTTAGAAGCACGTTGGAAAACACTAATTGAAGCAGAGAAATTTTTACTAGAAGATGCTGGAACAATTGGACTTAGCCAACGAAATGATGCTATTTTGCAAAAACAAAATGTTAAAGGGATTCAATACCATTCCTTTGGTGCACCAGTTGTGCTTAAAGGAGCCTATAAAGAATAA
- a CDS encoding restriction endonuclease, with protein sequence MNTYNDTGDFLPSYFFPLLFFMLGILAISLLISTYFNIRDNKRAYEEELERDFDLQEIDQMDGWEFETCFAIMLRQLGYLDADITKGSGDQGIDVLATINDKLVGFQCKRYSKPVGNKAVQEAHAGKSYYGLDKVYVATNSYFTKSAIELAEVTSVTLVDRDELHEMLKNSKTYPKIKGK encoded by the coding sequence ATGAATACATATAATGATACTGGAGATTTTTTACCTTCTTATTTTTTTCCATTATTATTTTTTATGTTAGGCATTCTGGCTATATCCTTGTTAATTTCTACGTACTTTAATATAAGGGATAATAAAAGAGCGTATGAAGAAGAATTAGAAAGAGACTTTGATTTGCAGGAAATAGATCAAATGGACGGATGGGAGTTTGAAACATGTTTTGCAATTATGCTTAGGCAGCTAGGATACTTAGATGCAGATATCACTAAAGGGAGTGGCGACCAAGGGATAGATGTTCTTGCTACTATAAATGATAAATTGGTCGGGTTCCAATGCAAAAGGTATAGTAAGCCTGTTGGAAATAAAGCTGTTCAAGAAGCTCACGCAGGTAAAAGCTACTATGGTTTAGATAAAGTATATGTAGCGACAAATAGTTACTTTACAAAATCAGCAATTGAATTAGCAGAAGTTACTTCAGTAACCCTTGTTGATAGAGATGAATTACATGAGATGTTGAAGAATAGTAAGACCTATCCGAAAATCAAAGGAAAATAG
- a CDS encoding NUDIX hydrolase, with translation MKKNGIAIIERKIGNQKFILIQEKAIGTPDEKGLLELPSGEIKEDEQAIEALKREVKAMTGLSITTIQTDNDEAFFETKTLEMTEMIHFQTYICEATGVHLTKSDQYKNIRWISLGVLKKWLQTPEKIANHHFDVLTKYTEQCHSK, from the coding sequence GTGAAAAAGAATGGAATAGCAATTATTGAACGAAAAATAGGGAATCAAAAATTTATTTTAATCCAAGAAAAAGCAATCGGGACTCCAGATGAAAAAGGTTTACTAGAGCTACCAAGTGGCGAAATAAAAGAAGATGAACAGGCAATTGAAGCCTTAAAACGTGAAGTCAAAGCTATGACAGGTTTATCAATTACAACGATTCAAACGGATAATGATGAAGCCTTTTTTGAAACTAAAACACTTGAAATGACGGAAATGATTCACTTTCAAACTTATATTTGTGAAGCTACAGGAGTTCATTTAACCAAAAGTGATCAGTATAAAAATATTCGCTGGATTTCTTTAGGTGTCTTAAAAAAATGGCTTCAAACTCCAGAAAAAATTGCGAATCATCATTTTGACGTCTTAACGAAGTATACTGAACAATGCCATTCAAAATGA
- a CDS encoding 6-phospho-beta-glucosidase, with product MTLDKNFLWGGATAANQAEGGVLEGGRKLSNIDVLPCGEDRKKVALGELEMLDWQDGYYYPAKEAIDMYHRYMEDIQLFAEMGFKVYRMSLSWSRIFPNGDDAEPNEEGLAFYESIFKELRKHQIEPLVTIAHFDVPIHLIKTYGGWKNRQLIEFYTRYAETVLKRYKGLVKYWLTINEINILLHQPFVGGGIIFKEGENQEEIKYQAAHHQLVASALATKIAHEVDSRNQVGCMLAGGSHYPYTCRPEDYQEAINRDREGYFFIDVQARGKYPNYALKKLAREGLNIVMEVGDKEILAASPVDFVTFSYYCSRTVSAHSEDYEQSTGNIFASIKNKNLPSTEWGWQIDPLGLRNSLNQLYDRYQKPLFIVENGLGAIDIPDSNGYVEDEYRIDYLREHIQAFKDAVEIDGVELLGYTTWGCIDLVAASTGQMSKRYGFIYVDRDDEGNGSLARSKKKSFYWYQQVIETNGENLSSENLNIEK from the coding sequence ATGACATTAGATAAAAATTTTTTATGGGGTGGAGCAACAGCTGCGAACCAGGCTGAAGGTGGCGTATTGGAAGGCGGTAGAAAGCTTTCTAATATTGATGTATTACCTTGTGGTGAAGATCGTAAAAAAGTTGCTCTAGGTGAATTAGAAATGCTGGATTGGCAGGATGGCTATTATTATCCAGCAAAAGAAGCAATTGATATGTACCATCGTTATATGGAAGATATTCAATTATTTGCGGAAATGGGTTTTAAAGTTTATCGAATGTCATTGTCATGGTCTCGTATTTTCCCTAATGGAGATGATGCTGAACCAAATGAGGAAGGTCTTGCATTCTATGAAAGTATTTTTAAAGAATTAAGAAAGCATCAAATTGAACCATTAGTAACAATTGCTCACTTTGATGTACCCATTCATTTGATTAAAACGTATGGTGGTTGGAAGAACCGTCAGTTGATTGAATTTTATACACGGTATGCTGAAACAGTTTTGAAACGCTATAAAGGCTTAGTTAAGTATTGGTTAACCATTAATGAAATCAATATATTGTTACATCAACCTTTTGTTGGTGGAGGAATTATCTTTAAAGAAGGTGAAAATCAGGAAGAAATTAAATATCAAGCTGCTCATCATCAACTTGTGGCAAGTGCCTTAGCAACTAAAATTGCCCATGAGGTTGATTCAAGAAATCAGGTTGGCTGTATGTTAGCAGGCGGTAGCCATTACCCATATACTTGTCGCCCAGAAGATTATCAAGAAGCGATTAACCGTGATCGCGAAGGTTATTTTTTTATTGATGTCCAAGCGAGGGGGAAATACCCAAATTACGCCTTGAAAAAATTAGCACGAGAAGGTTTAAATATTGTGATGGAAGTAGGGGATAAAGAAATCCTTGCAGCCTCACCAGTTGATTTTGTGACTTTTTCTTATTATTGTTCACGGACCGTGAGTGCGCATTCAGAAGATTATGAGCAATCAACTGGTAACATTTTTGCTTCAATAAAAAATAAAAACTTACCCTCAACTGAATGGGGTTGGCAGATTGATCCCTTAGGTTTAAGAAATTCGCTAAATCAATTATATGATCGTTATCAAAAGCCTTTATTCATTGTTGAAAATGGCTTAGGTGCAATAGATATACCGGATAGTAATGGTTATGTAGAAGATGAGTACCGCATTGATTATTTACGAGAACACATTCAAGCTTTTAAAGATGCGGTAGAAATTGATGGTGTAGAATTACTTGGATATACAACTTGGGGATGTATTGATTTAGTTGCCGCTAGTACTGGACAAATGAGTAAACGCTATGGTTTCATTTATGTGGATCGTGATGACGAAGGAAATGGTTCACTGGCGCGTTCTAAAAAGAAATCTTTTTATTGGTATCAGCAAGTAATTGAGACAAATGGTGAGAATCTGTCTAGCGAAAATTTAAATATTGAAAAGTAA